Proteins from one Bacteroidales bacterium genomic window:
- a CDS encoding phosphoadenylyl-sulfate reductase, producing the protein MNTEELNKKFAKAETQEVLKYFFNEYKNKIVFASSLGLEDQVITDMIVKINPNANIFTLDTGRIFPETYELLEKTNKHYNINIKIFFPDFTEVEKMVNKKGINLFYESVENRKLCCKIRKTQSLKRALTGMDAWICGLRREQSITRFATPLVEWDKENNLIKINPLYEWTEQQVWDYIKKNNVPYNTLHDKNFPSIGCQPCTRAINKGDDIRSGRWWWEEPENKECGLHKK; encoded by the coding sequence ATGAACACCGAAGAATTAAATAAAAAGTTTGCTAAAGCAGAAACCCAGGAAGTTCTGAAATATTTTTTTAACGAATACAAAAATAAAATTGTATTTGCCAGCAGTCTTGGGTTGGAAGACCAGGTGATTACCGATATGATTGTAAAAATAAATCCTAACGCAAATATTTTTACACTTGATACAGGAAGAATATTTCCCGAGACTTATGAATTACTCGAAAAGACTAACAAACATTACAACATAAACATAAAAATATTTTTTCCTGATTTTACAGAAGTGGAAAAAATGGTAAATAAAAAAGGCATTAATCTTTTTTACGAAAGTGTTGAAAACAGAAAACTTTGTTGCAAAATTAGAAAAACACAATCATTAAAAAGAGCATTAACCGGCATGGATGCCTGGATTTGCGGGCTTCGCCGCGAACAATCAATTACCCGATTCGCTACACCACTTGTGGAATGGGATAAAGAAAATAATTTAATAAAAATAAATCCTCTTTATGAATGGACGGAGCAACAGGTTTGGGATTACATCAAAAAGAATAATGTTCCTTACAATACTCTGCATGATAAAAATTTCCCAAGCATCGGTTGCCAACCTTGCACACGTGCAATAAACAAAGGAGATGATATTCGTTCCGGCCGCTGGTGGTGGGAAGAACCGGAAAATAAAGAATGTGGATTACACAAAAAATAA